Proteins encoded within one genomic window of Triticum aestivum cultivar Chinese Spring chromosome 2D, IWGSC CS RefSeq v2.1, whole genome shotgun sequence:
- the LOC123053928 gene encoding RNA polymerase II C-terminal domain phosphatase-like 1 isoform X4 has translation MIKSMVYFGHISIGEVELWPKGETNVAAAPWVREIRVDRLSPPSERCLPLAVLHTVSSGALCFVMESRPSPATADDEPPSSLVAMHTACLRDNKTAVFPLGAEEIHLVAMKPKSNLPNHACFWGYKVPLGLYNSCLSMLNLRCLGIVFDLDETLIVANTTRSFEDRIDALQRKLSKETDPQRISGMLAEIKRYQEDRTMLKQYIDGDQVIDGGKMYKVQSEVVPPLADNHQPMIRPVIRLQEKSIILTRINPSIRDTSVLVRLRPAWDDLRSYLIARGRKRFEVYVCTMAERDYALEMWRLLDPDSRLINSVQLPHRLVCVKSGFKKSLLNVFHDGSCHPGMALVIDDRLKVWEEKDQCRVHVVPAFSPYYAPQAEFFALPEMLHAMLGVASSSKNILAIWEFDEGLLPSISEVHFDDELDHVPSSPDVGNYLISEDENAASLNVNKDPMAFDGMADAEVERRMKEAVCSVQAADPVTTNVDVISAAANQQFATSSSIPLAPPLGMVPLNNDQGPQPPSVSWSDAQSGMVDPLQGSPAREEGEVPESELDPDTRRRLLILQHGQDTRDPTPPFAAEPSVQASVPPVQSQGNWFPVEDEMDPRNLNRTSTDFHVESDAVHSDKSQPPHQPYFPARDNPVFSDRFNHQNQRYSSQLPHSEDRQMLQNQAPTTYRSFSGNRSSQMESGRQFVQYTETSGAVLEEIAAKCGFKVEYRSTLCDTTELRFSIQIWIVGEKVGEGMGRTRKEAQRQAANISLRNLADKFLSFDPDKMTVPMDDGFSSNPNSFKYTGIDGDNIVPVASTSDGSRYMHERVDNSTKSAGSVAALKELCTAEGYNLVFQAQPSPLDSLTRKEVHAQIEIGGQILGKGVGVTWEEAKVQAADGALGTLRYMLGQRPQKRSGSPRSFASNYNKRYKPDFQPMAQRIPSGRYSRNDSRVP, from the exons ATGATCAAATCGATGGTGTATTTCGGGCACATCTCCATCGGGGAGGTGGAGCTGTGGCCCAAGGGGGAGACGAACGTGGCGGCGGCACCGTGGGTGCGGGAGATCCGGGTGGACCGCCTCTCCCCGCCCAGCGAGCGGTGCCTGCCGCTCGCCGTGCTGCACACTGTGTCCTCCGGCGCCCTCTGCTTCGTAATGGAGTCGAGGCCAAGCCCAGCAACAGCTGACGACGAGCCCCCGTCGTCGCTTGTTGCCATGCACACCGCTTGCCTCAGAGACAATAAG ACAGCAGTTTTTCCACTTGGAGCAGAAGAAATCCATTTAGTTGCAATGAAACCCAAGAGTAACTTGCCCAACCACGCATGTTTTTGGGGCTATAAAGTACCATTAGGCCTGTATAATTCTTGCTTGAGTATGTTGAATCTTCGATGCCTTGGTATTGTGTTTGACCTTGATGAAACACTAATTGTTGCCAATACCACACGGTCTTTTGAAGACAGAATTGATGCACTCCAGAGAAAATTGAGTAAAGAGACTGATCCACAGCGTATTAGTGGTATGTTGGCAGAGATCAAGAGGTACCAAGAGGACAGGACTATGCTAAAGCAGTATATAGATGGTGATCAAGTTATTGATGGTGGGAAAATGTATAAAGTACAATCCGAGGTTGTTCCACCTTTAGCTGATAATCATCAACCTATGATCCGTCCTGTTATAAGGCTACAAGAGAAAAGTATTATATTGACACGTATAAATCCATCG ATAAGAGATACCAGTGTTCTGGTGCGGTTAAGGCCTGCTTGGGATGATCTTCGGAGCTACTTGATTGCAAGAGGTCGGAAACGTTTTGAGGTGTATGTGTGCACAATGGCTGAGAGGGACTATGCCTTGGAAATGTGGAGGTTGCTTGATCCTGATTCTAGACTGATAAACTCTGTTCAACTTCCTCACAGGCTTGTCTGTGTCAAATCTG GCTTTAAAAAGTCATTGCTAAATGTGTTCCATGATGGATCTTGTCACCCTGGTATGGCTCTAGTGATTGATGACCGTTTGAAAGTTTGGGAGGAGAAGGACCAATGTCGAGTTCATGTTGTTCCTGCCTTCTCTCCGTATTACGCTCCGCAAGCAGAG TTCTTTGCGTTGCCAGAAATGTTGCATGCAATGTTAGGGGTAGCTTCTTCAAGTAAGAACATCTTGGCTATATG GGAATTCGATGAGGGTCTTCTACCATCGATCAGTGAAGTTCATTTTGACGATGAATTAGATCATGTTCCGTCTTCTCCTGATGTTGGAAATTATTTGATTTCAGAG GATGAGAATGCAGCAAGTTTGAATGTGAACAAAGATCCGATGGCTTTTGACGGTATGGCAGATGCAGAGGTTGAGAGGAGAATGAAG GAAGCAGTTTGCAGTGTGCAAGCTGCAGATCCAGTGACAACAAATGTTGACGTGATATCAGCAGCTGCTAACCAGCAATTTGCTACATCTTCATCTATTCCGTTAGCACCACCACTGGGCATGGTGCCTTTGAATAACGATCAAGGTCCTCAGCCTCCTTCAGTCAGCTGGTCTGATGCTCAATCTGGTATGGTGGATCCTTTGCAAGGTTCTCCAGCTAGAGAAGAGGGTGAGGTTCCTGAGTCTGAGTTAGATCCTGACACAAGGAGAAGGCTTCTGATATTACAGCATGGCCAAGACACAAGAGATCCCACACCACCCTTCGCTGCAGAACCTTCTGTACAAGCCTCAGTTCCTCCAGTGCAATCTCAGGGAAATTGGTTTCCTGTAGAGGATGAGATGGACCCAAGAAACTTAAATAGGACTTCAACGGACTTTCATGTAGAATCTGATGCTGTACATAGTGATAAAAGTCAACCACCACATCAACCATACTTCCCTGCTCGTGATAATCCTGTATTTTCCGATAGATTTAACCATCAGAACCAGAGATATTCTTCTCAG CTACCTCACAGTGAGGATCGTCAAATGCTTCAGAACCAGGCACCTACAACATATAGATCATTTTCTG GTAACAGAAGCAGCCAAATGGAGTCAGGACGTCAATTTGTACAATACACAGAGACATCTGGTGCTGTATTGGAGGAGATTGCAGCGAAGTGTGGATTTAAG GTGGAGTACAGGTCAACTTTATGTGATACTACAGAGTTGCGATTCTCCATTCAG ATTTGGATTGTTGGAGAAAAAGTAGGCGAAGGAATGGGAAGAACAAGGAAAGAAGCTCAACGACAAGCTGCTAATATATCATTAAGAAATCTGGCAG ATAAATTTCTGTCATTTGATCCAGATAAGATGACAGTTCCTATGGATGATGGTTTTAGTAGCAATCCAAACTCATTCAAATATACAGGGATTGATGGAGATAATATAGTACCAGTTGCAAGCACGTCGGATGGGTCTAGATATATGCACGAGAGAGTTGATAACTCAACCAAATCTGCTGGTTCTGTTGCTGCTCTTAAGGAGCTT TGTACAGCTGAGGGGTATAACTTAGTTTTCCAAGCTCAGCCATCTCCATTAGATAGTTTGACAAGGAAAGAAGTTCATGCTCAG ATTGAAATAGGCGGGCAAATCCTGGGAAAAGGAGTTGGAGTAACATGGGAGGAAGCTAAGGTGCAG GCTGCTGATGGGGCTCTGGGAACTCTGAGATACATGCTTGGTCAACGTCCACAGAAACGGTCTGGATCTCCAAG GTCATTTGCATCCAATTATAATAAGCGCTACAAGCCAGATTTCCAGCCGATGGCACAAAGGATTCCTTCTGGCAGATATTCTAGGAATGACAGTCGTGTTCCCTGA
- the LOC123053928 gene encoding RNA polymerase II C-terminal domain phosphatase-like 1 isoform X3 produces MIKSMVYFGHISIGEVELWPKGETNVAAAPWVREIRVDRLSPPSERCLPLAVLHTVSSGALCFVMESRPSPATADDEPPSSLVAMHTACLRDNKTAVFPLGAEEIHLVAMKPKSNLPNHACFWGYKVPLGLYNSCLSMLNLRCLGIVFDLDETLIVANTTRSFEDRIDALQRKLSKETDPQRISGMLAEIKRYQEDRTMLKQYIDGDQVIDGGKMYKVQSEVVPPLADNHQPMIRPVIRLQEKSIILTRINPSIRDTSVLVRLRPAWDDLRSYLIARGRKRFEVYVCTMAERDYALEMWRLLDPDSRLINSVQLPHRLVCVKSGFKKSLLNVFHDGSCHPGMALVIDDRLKVWEEKDQCRVHVVPAFSPYYAPQAEFFALPEMLHAMLGVASSSKNILAIWEFDEGLLPSISEVHFDDELDHVPSSPDVGNYLISEDENAASLNVNKDPMAFDGMADAEVERRMKEAVCSVQAADPVTTNVDVISAAANQQFATSSSIPLAPPLGMVPLNNDQGPQPPSVSWSDAQSGMVDPLQGSPAREEGEVPESELDPDTRRRLLILQHGQDTRDPTPPFAAEPSVQASVPPVQSQGNWFPVEDEMDPRNLNRTSTDFHVESDAVHSDKSQPPHQPYFPARDNPVFSDRFNHQNQRYSSQLPHSEDRQMLQNQAPTTYRSFSGEDMATQRFHPGNRSSQMESGRQFVQYTETSGAVLEEIAAKCGFKVEYRSTLCDTTELRFSIQIWIVGEKVGEGMGRTRKEAQRQAANISLRNLADKFLSFDPDKMTVPMDDGFSSNPNSFKYTGIDGDNIVPVASTSDGSRYMHERVDNSTKSAGSVAALKELCTAEGYNLVFQAQPSPLDSLTRKEVHAQIEIGGQILGKGVGVTWEEAKAADGALGTLRYMLGQRPQKRSGSPRSFASNYNKRYKPDFQPMAQRIPSGRYSRNDSRVP; encoded by the exons ATGATCAAATCGATGGTGTATTTCGGGCACATCTCCATCGGGGAGGTGGAGCTGTGGCCCAAGGGGGAGACGAACGTGGCGGCGGCACCGTGGGTGCGGGAGATCCGGGTGGACCGCCTCTCCCCGCCCAGCGAGCGGTGCCTGCCGCTCGCCGTGCTGCACACTGTGTCCTCCGGCGCCCTCTGCTTCGTAATGGAGTCGAGGCCAAGCCCAGCAACAGCTGACGACGAGCCCCCGTCGTCGCTTGTTGCCATGCACACCGCTTGCCTCAGAGACAATAAG ACAGCAGTTTTTCCACTTGGAGCAGAAGAAATCCATTTAGTTGCAATGAAACCCAAGAGTAACTTGCCCAACCACGCATGTTTTTGGGGCTATAAAGTACCATTAGGCCTGTATAATTCTTGCTTGAGTATGTTGAATCTTCGATGCCTTGGTATTGTGTTTGACCTTGATGAAACACTAATTGTTGCCAATACCACACGGTCTTTTGAAGACAGAATTGATGCACTCCAGAGAAAATTGAGTAAAGAGACTGATCCACAGCGTATTAGTGGTATGTTGGCAGAGATCAAGAGGTACCAAGAGGACAGGACTATGCTAAAGCAGTATATAGATGGTGATCAAGTTATTGATGGTGGGAAAATGTATAAAGTACAATCCGAGGTTGTTCCACCTTTAGCTGATAATCATCAACCTATGATCCGTCCTGTTATAAGGCTACAAGAGAAAAGTATTATATTGACACGTATAAATCCATCG ATAAGAGATACCAGTGTTCTGGTGCGGTTAAGGCCTGCTTGGGATGATCTTCGGAGCTACTTGATTGCAAGAGGTCGGAAACGTTTTGAGGTGTATGTGTGCACAATGGCTGAGAGGGACTATGCCTTGGAAATGTGGAGGTTGCTTGATCCTGATTCTAGACTGATAAACTCTGTTCAACTTCCTCACAGGCTTGTCTGTGTCAAATCTG GCTTTAAAAAGTCATTGCTAAATGTGTTCCATGATGGATCTTGTCACCCTGGTATGGCTCTAGTGATTGATGACCGTTTGAAAGTTTGGGAGGAGAAGGACCAATGTCGAGTTCATGTTGTTCCTGCCTTCTCTCCGTATTACGCTCCGCAAGCAGAG TTCTTTGCGTTGCCAGAAATGTTGCATGCAATGTTAGGGGTAGCTTCTTCAAGTAAGAACATCTTGGCTATATG GGAATTCGATGAGGGTCTTCTACCATCGATCAGTGAAGTTCATTTTGACGATGAATTAGATCATGTTCCGTCTTCTCCTGATGTTGGAAATTATTTGATTTCAGAG GATGAGAATGCAGCAAGTTTGAATGTGAACAAAGATCCGATGGCTTTTGACGGTATGGCAGATGCAGAGGTTGAGAGGAGAATGAAG GAAGCAGTTTGCAGTGTGCAAGCTGCAGATCCAGTGACAACAAATGTTGACGTGATATCAGCAGCTGCTAACCAGCAATTTGCTACATCTTCATCTATTCCGTTAGCACCACCACTGGGCATGGTGCCTTTGAATAACGATCAAGGTCCTCAGCCTCCTTCAGTCAGCTGGTCTGATGCTCAATCTGGTATGGTGGATCCTTTGCAAGGTTCTCCAGCTAGAGAAGAGGGTGAGGTTCCTGAGTCTGAGTTAGATCCTGACACAAGGAGAAGGCTTCTGATATTACAGCATGGCCAAGACACAAGAGATCCCACACCACCCTTCGCTGCAGAACCTTCTGTACAAGCCTCAGTTCCTCCAGTGCAATCTCAGGGAAATTGGTTTCCTGTAGAGGATGAGATGGACCCAAGAAACTTAAATAGGACTTCAACGGACTTTCATGTAGAATCTGATGCTGTACATAGTGATAAAAGTCAACCACCACATCAACCATACTTCCCTGCTCGTGATAATCCTGTATTTTCCGATAGATTTAACCATCAGAACCAGAGATATTCTTCTCAG CTACCTCACAGTGAGGATCGTCAAATGCTTCAGAACCAGGCACCTACAACATATAGATCATTTTCTG GCGAGGATATGGCAACCCAGCGTTTTCATCCAGGTAACAGAAGCAGCCAAATGGAGTCAGGACGTCAATTTGTACAATACACAGAGACATCTGGTGCTGTATTGGAGGAGATTGCAGCGAAGTGTGGATTTAAG GTGGAGTACAGGTCAACTTTATGTGATACTACAGAGTTGCGATTCTCCATTCAG ATTTGGATTGTTGGAGAAAAAGTAGGCGAAGGAATGGGAAGAACAAGGAAAGAAGCTCAACGACAAGCTGCTAATATATCATTAAGAAATCTGGCAG ATAAATTTCTGTCATTTGATCCAGATAAGATGACAGTTCCTATGGATGATGGTTTTAGTAGCAATCCAAACTCATTCAAATATACAGGGATTGATGGAGATAATATAGTACCAGTTGCAAGCACGTCGGATGGGTCTAGATATATGCACGAGAGAGTTGATAACTCAACCAAATCTGCTGGTTCTGTTGCTGCTCTTAAGGAGCTT TGTACAGCTGAGGGGTATAACTTAGTTTTCCAAGCTCAGCCATCTCCATTAGATAGTTTGACAAGGAAAGAAGTTCATGCTCAG ATTGAAATAGGCGGGCAAATCCTGGGAAAAGGAGTTGGAGTAACATGGGAGGAAGCTAAG GCTGCTGATGGGGCTCTGGGAACTCTGAGATACATGCTTGGTCAACGTCCACAGAAACGGTCTGGATCTCCAAG GTCATTTGCATCCAATTATAATAAGCGCTACAAGCCAGATTTCCAGCCGATGGCACAAAGGATTCCTTCTGGCAGATATTCTAGGAATGACAGTCGTGTTCCCTGA
- the LOC123053928 gene encoding RNA polymerase II C-terminal domain phosphatase-like 1 isoform X5: protein MIKSMVYFGHISIGEVELWPKGETNVAAAPWVREIRVDRLSPPSERCLPLAVLHTVSSGALCFVMESRPSPATADDEPPSSLVAMHTACLRDNKTAVFPLGAEEIHLVAMKPKSNLPNHACFWGYKVPLGLYNSCLSMLNLRCLGIVFDLDETLIVANTTRSFEDRIDALQRKLSKETDPQRISGMLAEIKRYQEDRTMLKQYIDGDQVIDGGKMYKVQSEVVPPLADNHQPMIRPVIRLQEKSIILTRINPSIRDTSVLVRLRPAWDDLRSYLIARGRKRFEVYVCTMAERDYALEMWRLLDPDSRLINSVQLPHRLVCVKSGFKKSLLNVFHDGSCHPGMALVIDDRLKVWEEKDQCRVHVVPAFSPYYAPQAEANFPIPVLCVARNVACNVRGSFFKEFDEGLLPSISEVHFDDELDHVPSSPDVGNYLISEDENAASLNVNKDPMAFDGMADAEVERRMKEAVCSVQAADPVTTNVDVISAAANQQFATSSSIPLAPPLGMVPLNNDQGPQPPSVSWSDAQSGMVDPLQGSPAREEGEVPESELDPDTRRRLLILQHGQDTRDPTPPFAAEPSVQASVPPVQSQGNWFPVEDEMDPRNLNRTSTDFHVESDAVHSDKSQPPHQPYFPARDNPVFSDRFNHQNQRYSSQLPHSEDRQMLQNQAPTTYRSFSGNRSSQMESGRQFVQYTETSGAVLEEIAAKCGFKVEYRSTLCDTTELRFSIQIWIVGEKVGEGMGRTRKEAQRQAANISLRNLADKFLSFDPDKMTVPMDDGFSSNPNSFKYTGIDGDNIVPVASTSDGSRYMHERVDNSTKSAGSVAALKELCTAEGYNLVFQAQPSPLDSLTRKEVHAQIEIGGQILGKGVGVTWEEAKVQAADGALGTLRYMLGQRPQKRSGSPRSFASNYNKRYKPDFQPMAQRIPSGRYSRNDSRVP, encoded by the exons ATGATCAAATCGATGGTGTATTTCGGGCACATCTCCATCGGGGAGGTGGAGCTGTGGCCCAAGGGGGAGACGAACGTGGCGGCGGCACCGTGGGTGCGGGAGATCCGGGTGGACCGCCTCTCCCCGCCCAGCGAGCGGTGCCTGCCGCTCGCCGTGCTGCACACTGTGTCCTCCGGCGCCCTCTGCTTCGTAATGGAGTCGAGGCCAAGCCCAGCAACAGCTGACGACGAGCCCCCGTCGTCGCTTGTTGCCATGCACACCGCTTGCCTCAGAGACAATAAG ACAGCAGTTTTTCCACTTGGAGCAGAAGAAATCCATTTAGTTGCAATGAAACCCAAGAGTAACTTGCCCAACCACGCATGTTTTTGGGGCTATAAAGTACCATTAGGCCTGTATAATTCTTGCTTGAGTATGTTGAATCTTCGATGCCTTGGTATTGTGTTTGACCTTGATGAAACACTAATTGTTGCCAATACCACACGGTCTTTTGAAGACAGAATTGATGCACTCCAGAGAAAATTGAGTAAAGAGACTGATCCACAGCGTATTAGTGGTATGTTGGCAGAGATCAAGAGGTACCAAGAGGACAGGACTATGCTAAAGCAGTATATAGATGGTGATCAAGTTATTGATGGTGGGAAAATGTATAAAGTACAATCCGAGGTTGTTCCACCTTTAGCTGATAATCATCAACCTATGATCCGTCCTGTTATAAGGCTACAAGAGAAAAGTATTATATTGACACGTATAAATCCATCG ATAAGAGATACCAGTGTTCTGGTGCGGTTAAGGCCTGCTTGGGATGATCTTCGGAGCTACTTGATTGCAAGAGGTCGGAAACGTTTTGAGGTGTATGTGTGCACAATGGCTGAGAGGGACTATGCCTTGGAAATGTGGAGGTTGCTTGATCCTGATTCTAGACTGATAAACTCTGTTCAACTTCCTCACAGGCTTGTCTGTGTCAAATCTG GCTTTAAAAAGTCATTGCTAAATGTGTTCCATGATGGATCTTGTCACCCTGGTATGGCTCTAGTGATTGATGACCGTTTGAAAGTTTGGGAGGAGAAGGACCAATGTCGAGTTCATGTTGTTCCTGCCTTCTCTCCGTATTACGCTCCGCAAGCAGAG GCGAACTTCCCTATTCCAGTTCTTTGCGTTGCCAGAAATGTTGCATGCAATGTTAGGGGTAGCTTCTTCAA GGAATTCGATGAGGGTCTTCTACCATCGATCAGTGAAGTTCATTTTGACGATGAATTAGATCATGTTCCGTCTTCTCCTGATGTTGGAAATTATTTGATTTCAGAG GATGAGAATGCAGCAAGTTTGAATGTGAACAAAGATCCGATGGCTTTTGACGGTATGGCAGATGCAGAGGTTGAGAGGAGAATGAAG GAAGCAGTTTGCAGTGTGCAAGCTGCAGATCCAGTGACAACAAATGTTGACGTGATATCAGCAGCTGCTAACCAGCAATTTGCTACATCTTCATCTATTCCGTTAGCACCACCACTGGGCATGGTGCCTTTGAATAACGATCAAGGTCCTCAGCCTCCTTCAGTCAGCTGGTCTGATGCTCAATCTGGTATGGTGGATCCTTTGCAAGGTTCTCCAGCTAGAGAAGAGGGTGAGGTTCCTGAGTCTGAGTTAGATCCTGACACAAGGAGAAGGCTTCTGATATTACAGCATGGCCAAGACACAAGAGATCCCACACCACCCTTCGCTGCAGAACCTTCTGTACAAGCCTCAGTTCCTCCAGTGCAATCTCAGGGAAATTGGTTTCCTGTAGAGGATGAGATGGACCCAAGAAACTTAAATAGGACTTCAACGGACTTTCATGTAGAATCTGATGCTGTACATAGTGATAAAAGTCAACCACCACATCAACCATACTTCCCTGCTCGTGATAATCCTGTATTTTCCGATAGATTTAACCATCAGAACCAGAGATATTCTTCTCAG CTACCTCACAGTGAGGATCGTCAAATGCTTCAGAACCAGGCACCTACAACATATAGATCATTTTCTG GTAACAGAAGCAGCCAAATGGAGTCAGGACGTCAATTTGTACAATACACAGAGACATCTGGTGCTGTATTGGAGGAGATTGCAGCGAAGTGTGGATTTAAG GTGGAGTACAGGTCAACTTTATGTGATACTACAGAGTTGCGATTCTCCATTCAG ATTTGGATTGTTGGAGAAAAAGTAGGCGAAGGAATGGGAAGAACAAGGAAAGAAGCTCAACGACAAGCTGCTAATATATCATTAAGAAATCTGGCAG ATAAATTTCTGTCATTTGATCCAGATAAGATGACAGTTCCTATGGATGATGGTTTTAGTAGCAATCCAAACTCATTCAAATATACAGGGATTGATGGAGATAATATAGTACCAGTTGCAAGCACGTCGGATGGGTCTAGATATATGCACGAGAGAGTTGATAACTCAACCAAATCTGCTGGTTCTGTTGCTGCTCTTAAGGAGCTT TGTACAGCTGAGGGGTATAACTTAGTTTTCCAAGCTCAGCCATCTCCATTAGATAGTTTGACAAGGAAAGAAGTTCATGCTCAG ATTGAAATAGGCGGGCAAATCCTGGGAAAAGGAGTTGGAGTAACATGGGAGGAAGCTAAGGTGCAG GCTGCTGATGGGGCTCTGGGAACTCTGAGATACATGCTTGGTCAACGTCCACAGAAACGGTCTGGATCTCCAAG GTCATTTGCATCCAATTATAATAAGCGCTACAAGCCAGATTTCCAGCCGATGGCACAAAGGATTCCTTCTGGCAGATATTCTAGGAATGACAGTCGTGTTCCCTGA